In Euphorbia lathyris chromosome 9, ddEupLath1.1, whole genome shotgun sequence, the following are encoded in one genomic region:
- the LOC136205448 gene encoding allantoate deiminase 2: protein MAHSLPKPHFSSATPSNTHFLIAYLFIFYHVSLFLLLSPVYAFSDLEGTRDDLYTEILRDEAVARLNELGKVSDGDGYLERTFMSPASMRAANLIRDWMEDAGLTTWMDCMGNLHGRVDGSNPSASALLIGSHFDTVVDAGIFDGSLGIISALSALKALKSKGLLKELKRPVEVIAFSDEEGVRFQSTFLGSAAIAGILPVKALQISDKSGVTVQDILKKNSISIAEESLLQLKYDPRSVWGYIEVHIEQGPVLEWVGFPLGVVKGIAGQTRLKVTVKGSQGHAGTVPMSLRQDPMAAAAELIVLLENLCKHPKDFLSYDGHCNDSTIESLSNSLVCTVGEISTWPSASNVIPGQVTFTVDLRAMDDMGREAVLYELSNRIYQVCDRRSVSCIVDRKHDAKAVNCDSELSSQLKFAANAALKKMTGEIQDEVPSLMSGAGHDAMAISHLTKVGMLFVRCPGGISHSPAEHVLDDDVWAAGLALVAFLQTQL, encoded by the exons ATGGCTCATTCTCTTCCAAAACCTCATTTCTCCTCTGCTACACCATCAAATACACACTTCCTGATCGCATATCTATTCATTTTCTATCACGTCTCTCTGTTTTTACTCTTATCACCAGTTTATGCGTTTTCTG ATCTTGAAGGCACAAGGGATGATTTGTATACAGAAATCTTAAGAGATGAGGCTGTGGCGAGGCTTAACGAGCTTGGGAAG GTGAGTGATGGTGATGGCTATCTGGAGAGGACATTCATGAGTCCAGCTTCTATGAGGGCAGCAAATCTTATTCGTGATTGGATGGAGGATGCTGGTCTAACAAC GTGGATGGACTGTATGGGTAATTTACATGGTCGAGTAGATGGATCCAATCCAAGTGCATCGGCTCTATTGATTGGTTCTCATTTT GATACTGTTGTTGATGCTGGGATATTTGATGGGTCGTTAGGCATAATATCAGCATTGTCTGCTTTAAAGGCGTTGAAAAGCAAAGGATTGCTAAAAGAACTGAAACGTCCAGTTGAG GTAATTGCATTTAGTGATGAAGAGGGAGTGAGATTTCAATCGACTTTCCTAGGCAGTGCTGCTATAGCTGGTATTTTACCAGTTAAAGCATTGCAGATATCTGATAAGAG TGGTGTAACAGTGCAAGATATCCTTAAGAAGAACTCCATCAGTATTGCAGAAGAAAGTCTATTACAACTCAAGTATGATCCACGGTCTGTTTGGGGTTACATAGAG GTTCATATCGAACAAGGACCTGTACTAGAATGGGTTGGTTTTCCCCTTGGAGTAGTTAAAGGCATAGCTGGACAGACACGGCTAAAG GTTACAGTTAAAGGTTCACAAGGGCATGCTGGCACAGTTCCAATGTCATTGCGACAAGACCCAATGGCTGCAGCTGCTGAATTAATTGTTCTGTTGGAAAATCTATGTAAACATCCTAAAGATTTTCTGTCTTACGATGGTCACTGCAATGATTCCACAATAGAATCACTTTCAAATTCACTGGTCTGCACAGTTGGGGAGATATCTACCTGGCCAAGTGCTAGTAATGTCATTCCAGGCCAG GTAACATTCACCGTGGATTTACGTGCAATGGATGACATGGGACGGGAAGCTGTACTATATGAGTTATCTAATCGGATTTATCAAGTTTGCGATAGGCGTTCTGTTTCTTGCATCGTTGACCGTAAG CATGATGCAAAAGCAGTGAACTGTGACAGTGAATTAAGTTCACAGTTGAAGTTTGCAGCCAATGCTGCACTCAAGAAAATGACCGGAGAGATTCAAGACGAAGTTCCGTCGCTAATGAGTGGAGCTGGACATGATGCAATGGCCATATCTCATCTCACTAAG GTTGGAATGCTATTTGTCCGATGCCCAGGTGGTATAAGTCACTCTCCTGCAGAACATGTGTTAGACGATGATGTTTGGGCTGCTGGGTTAGCACTTGTAGCATTTCTTCAGACCCaattgtaa